The Salvelinus fontinalis isolate EN_2023a chromosome 13, ASM2944872v1, whole genome shotgun sequence DNA segment TCAAAAACAATCAGGATACCTTCTGAGGCAGCTTGGCGAACACACTGGCGATCTGGTCTGTGATATCAACAGGAAGTGCATTGACAAGAGTCCCCAGAGACATGACGATCACCCCATGTTCCCCGGCACTCTGGACAAACTCCTCCAGCTCTGGAGGCAGGGCCTGGGCCGGCTTGCACTGGAACCCCCCCATGTAGACGACGTTGGGCATGGTGGGACGGGGGAAGTCAAACACAAAGTCAGACCTCATCAGCCAGATGTCAGCTTCCTGGATCAAGGAGATGATGTCACAGCCCTCTTCAAAGTACTTGGAGCAAATTGCCTCATAACTTGGCCCAATCATGAACCTCTGTTGATACACGATGATGCTGTAGTACAGCATGTTTTGGACCCGTTGGACGAAGGTCATCTTGTCAGTGAATCCAGACCCTGGGACCGGGATGTAGGACATGGGAGAGGGGGCGATGGCAAAGTGGCCCTCCCCACTGGTGATCCAACGGGCGTTGAGGACCACAGGCAGTTTGAGGTAGTGGGCCATCAGCATCCCACCACCCATTGCAGGGTCGGTGAGCATCATGTCATACTGAGCGTCCTGAAGACTCTTCATCAACTCCTTGTCGTCGAACATGCGAGACAGCGTGTCACAGGCCAGGATGTGGGCTTCTTCTATCATACTGAGGAACTCCTTGGTTAGTTGGAAGAACTTCAGAGCTGATACTCCATCTCTCTGAGCCTGAATTAAGACATTAACAGAGATTGAATGCCTCTTTGACAAAATAAATTATGTCTGGCTGGATGGATGGTTGATTGGCTGGTTTGCTGCCTAGATGGATGGATCAACCAATCAAAAAGACACATCAAACCTTCATTCTGTAGCTACATTACGAAGACATACCTTCAGGTTCTTCTGTACTGTAGCTACGTTATGAAGACATATACCTTAAAGTGCTTCTGTAGGAAGGCCTCGAAGAAGCTGTATAAGGATTCTTTCTCCTTGATGGTGATGGAGGTGTACAGAGGTGACTCCTCGGTGATGTACCAGCTGGTAGAGGGTCTGACCACTGTGATGGCGTGGCCTCTGGCATGGAGCTCCTCGATCAGTACCTACACATTGGTGATATTAGTAAGCTCACAAAGGGGCTGCTATTAAATCAGAGACATGTTGTAGAGAGCTGTCAACAATGTGCTTTTTAAAAGGTTATAatcctttaacttcttatggctgcaggggcagtattgagtagcttggatgaaaggtgcacagaggtgcccagagtaaatggcctgctcctcagtcatagttgctaatacatgcatattattattagtattggataggaaacactctgaagtttctaaaactgtttgaattatgtctgtgagtatcacaaaactcaaatggcaggcaaaaacctgagaaagaatccaaacaggaagtggaaattctgaggctggtggattttcaaccaatatcccattgaaattacagcgagatatgaatttgtttgcacttcctacggcttccactagatgtcaacagtctgtagaactttgtcaaatgactctactgtgaagtggggccgaatgagaggagaatttgtcaccactgccatgaggtgaccattctttgaccatgcgcgttcacatgagagggagctcagttccatcgctcatctgaagtcaatgtaattctccggttggaacgttattcaagatgtatgttaaaaacattctaaagattgattcaatacatcgtttgacatgtttctactgactgttacggaacttttggacattttgtcacgttttagtgaacgcgcttcgtgactttggaattgtttaccaaacgcgctaaccaaagtagctaattggacataaataacagacattatcgaacaaatcaagcatttattgtggacctggcttcctgggagtgcattctgatgaagatcatcaaaggtaagggaacatttatcatgtaatttctggtttctgttgactccaacatggcggctaatttgactcttgttctgagcgccgtctcagattattgcatggtttgctttttccgtaaagttttttttaaatctgacacagcggttgcattaaggagaggtatatctataattccatgtgtataacttgtattatcatctacatttatgatgagtatttctgttgaatagatgtggctatgcaaaatgtttttggaactagtgaacgtaacacgccaatgtaaactccgatttttttcacatacatgtattgtgtaacatgaagtcctatgagtgtcatctgatgaagatcatcaaaggttagtgattcattttagctatatttgtgctttttgtgactgctatctttggctggaaaaatggctgtgcttattttgtggcttggtggtgacctaacataatcgtttgtggtgctttcgctgaaaagcatatttgaattcggacactttggtgggattaacaacaagattacctttaaatggtataaaacacatgtatgtctgaggaattttaattatgagatttctgttgttttgaatttggcgccctggtCAGCCTTCCGCTTCTGGGTGGAAGTTGGCCGAGCtatagcagtgtttgtcagaccatgagagacATCCCGAAATCGGTCTTCTCATGAAAAAGTACCTACAGGGTCTCAACGGTTTAACCTACAAACTAGTATGAGTATAGCTCTATGGAACGATGACTCCCATGAACACGGCGGTGTTCTCTGTTTGATTCTACGACCCCCACACCAGGGAAGCAAACCCATACAAGCGAATGGAAGTATGAGGTCATTTGTACCATAAAAAATTATGCATTAAATGTGTCCAAAAAAACTAAAATAAGATAtaagacagacacttcaaaacctctTTTTGCTGTAATTTTGCCAATGTCATTCAATGCATttatatgggctatagtagtaaagaccaaattcaatattttatcaaatcctttttcaatatatatttattttttattttttttatacctaaaggggtcctataATTCAACATCAATTAGCTAAATGATCCacggtatgaccatcttaaaac contains these protein-coding regions:
- the LOC129867888 gene encoding UDP-glucuronosyltransferase 2C1-like, which encodes MHSSSLWGDLSFLSLVSFLLLLPAPSCHGGKVLVFPVDGSHWVNMKVLIEELHARGHAITVVRPSTSWYITEESPLYTSITIKEKESLYSFFEAFLQKHFKAQRDGVSALKFFQLTKEFLSMIEEAHILACDTLSRMFDDKELMKSLQDAQYDMMLTDPAMGGGMLMAHYLKLPVVLNARWITSGEGHFAIAPSPMSYIPVPGSGFTDKMTFVQRVQNMLYYSIIVYQQRFMIGPSYEAICSKYFEEGCDIISLIQEADIWLMRSDFVFDFPRPTMPNVVYMGGFQCKPAQALPPELEEFVQSAGEHGVIVMSLGTLVNALPVDITDQIASVFAKLPQKVIWRHRGKIPSTLGNNTLLVDWMPQKDLLGHPQTRAFVAHGGTNGIQEAIYHGTPVLGIPLFFDQYDNLLRLQERGAAKILELAMFNGPNFQQALNQVLTHAPYRENMQRLSHLHRDQPIKPMDKAVFWLEFVMRHKGASHLRTSANRMPWYSYHSVDVLLLLLAAGGGVLLSAGLLIRILWRTCRKNRNKTKQH